One genomic region from Nostoc sphaeroides encodes:
- a CDS encoding methylated-DNA--[protein]-cysteine S-methyltransferase, whose product MTPKTYQQAGKTISIVYAIAPCSLGYLLVATTEKGICAVKLGDEADKLEHILNQEFHQAHIIRDDHTLKEWIQAILNFIAGGEAHLNLPLDVRGTAFQKQVWEALQKIPYGETRTYTDIACDMAKPHAVRAVGNACGANPIALIVPCHRVLRSDGSLGGYHWGIERKQKLLTQESKFLKDDSTP is encoded by the coding sequence ATGACACCAAAAACTTACCAACAAGCTGGAAAGACAATCAGCATTGTTTATGCGATCGCTCCATGTTCACTAGGATATTTACTTGTGGCAACAACAGAGAAGGGTATCTGTGCCGTTAAACTAGGTGATGAAGCAGACAAGCTTGAACATATCTTGAACCAGGAATTTCACCAAGCGCACATCATCCGTGATGACCACACACTCAAGGAATGGATACAAGCAATCCTCAATTTTATTGCGGGAGGCGAGGCACATCTTAATTTACCACTTGATGTCCGTGGGACAGCATTTCAGAAACAAGTGTGGGAAGCATTACAAAAAATTCCTTATGGCGAAACCCGTACTTACACTGATATCGCCTGTGATATGGCCAAACCCCATGCAGTCCGCGCTGTAGGTAATGCTTGTGGGGCTAATCCGATCGCGCTGATTGTACCATGTCATCGGGTGCTGCGGAGTGATGGCAGTCTTGGTGGTTATCACTGGGGAATTGAGCGCAAACAAAAACTCCTTACACAAGAATCGAAATTTCTCAAAGATGACTCAACGCCCTGA
- a CDS encoding Hfq-related RNA-binding protein has translation MLTEFDTTLPSIIQVQNLIKQTTPVELKLLTGDVLTGRVLWQDPQCICIADENSQHTTVWKQAIAYIKPKS, from the coding sequence ATGCTTACCGAATTTGACACTACTTTACCCAGTATTATCCAAGTCCAAAACCTGATTAAACAAACAACGCCAGTAGAGTTAAAGCTGCTGACTGGTGATGTGCTGACAGGGAGGGTTTTATGGCAAGATCCGCAGTGTATCTGTATTGCTGATGAAAATAGTCAGCACACCACCGTTTGGAAACAAGCGATCGCTTATATTAAACCCAAGAGTTAG
- a CDS encoding cation:proton antiporter, with translation MQEDFRLIVDLVLVLGVAACGGLLAALLRQPVLLGYLIGGMIIGPAGLGLIKELIQVETLAQFGVAFLLFALGVEFSFAELKKVKAIALGGGGLQIALTILVTVVVCGLTGAWGTLPAKGMFLGCILSLSSTAVVLKCLMERNETETPHGQVMLGILVVQDLALGLMLAVLPALNQPAETIGIAVLTALASIALFAAGAIAAGIWLIPPLLRLLARTESKELFLLGVVALCLGIALLTEHLGLSIEMGAFVAGLMISEVEYADQTLTYVEPLRDIFASLFFAAIGMLIDPVFLWNNLELILGLVALVFVGKFLIITPLVKLFGYPLKTAIIAGLGLAQIGEFSFVLASEGQTLGLVSRQIYLLILGTTAVTLMLTPFVLRLVPFLFNFAESMPWLKPYLQEDQVRDVSEDLPFKDHLVVCGYGRVGKNLVKLLLQHGLPVVVIDQSESRIQQLREAGVSYVYGNCVSLHVLETAGVSHAKGMAIALPDPMSTRLCLKRALELRPELDLVVRATQDKNIEVLYQLGAKEVVQPEFEASLEMATHLLTSLGLLSPAVVQLEMQKIRNDHYLDFRPERSATEVARDLRQATRDLNQRWYPLPTDSPLIGMSIEEADMRYLTGASLMAIRRANGDEIDYPNNQTKLAEGDRLLIVGADEELAALAEFAKGQAAVPGENSACQWVTVNADTPTLGKTLADLDIGKQYGVQVQAIRRDGKFIRYPDDGMDLRVGDQVLLCGKLTGLSQLQQLFAIAASVPLSIPVVKAASAEALKEFLPMDNLSE, from the coding sequence GTGCAAGAAGATTTTAGGCTAATTGTTGATTTAGTTTTAGTTTTAGGCGTTGCCGCCTGTGGTGGACTCTTGGCAGCACTTTTGCGGCAACCCGTGTTGCTAGGATATCTCATCGGCGGTATGATCATTGGCCCAGCCGGACTGGGATTAATTAAAGAACTTATTCAAGTAGAGACTCTGGCACAGTTCGGCGTCGCCTTTTTGTTATTCGCCTTGGGTGTAGAATTTTCCTTTGCGGAACTCAAGAAAGTAAAAGCGATCGCTCTTGGTGGAGGTGGACTCCAGATTGCTCTGACAATTTTAGTAACAGTTGTAGTATGCGGCTTAACCGGAGCCTGGGGAACTTTACCTGCTAAGGGGATGTTCTTGGGGTGTATTCTATCCTTGTCTTCCACAGCCGTTGTCCTCAAGTGCTTGATGGAGCGCAACGAAACAGAAACCCCTCACGGGCAAGTAATGCTGGGGATTTTGGTAGTACAAGACTTGGCACTGGGACTGATGTTAGCAGTCTTACCAGCCCTCAACCAACCCGCAGAAACCATTGGTATCGCCGTCCTCACAGCTCTTGCTTCGATTGCTTTATTCGCTGCTGGTGCAATAGCTGCGGGGATTTGGCTGATACCGCCTTTGTTGCGACTGCTAGCCCGTACCGAAAGTAAAGAACTATTTTTATTAGGGGTTGTAGCTTTATGTTTGGGCATTGCTCTGTTGACAGAGCATTTAGGGCTATCGATTGAAATGGGGGCATTTGTCGCGGGTTTGATGATTTCTGAGGTGGAATACGCCGATCAAACCCTAACTTATGTGGAACCATTGCGAGATATCTTTGCCAGTTTATTTTTTGCTGCCATTGGCATGTTAATCGACCCAGTGTTTTTGTGGAACAACCTGGAATTGATTTTAGGACTGGTGGCACTAGTTTTCGTAGGTAAATTTTTGATTATCACCCCCCTAGTAAAGCTGTTTGGCTACCCTTTGAAAACAGCGATAATCGCCGGTTTGGGACTGGCGCAAATTGGAGAATTTTCCTTTGTTCTCGCTAGTGAAGGGCAAACTTTGGGGCTGGTGTCCCGACAAATATACTTATTAATTTTGGGAACCACCGCAGTTACTCTTATGCTGACTCCCTTCGTCCTGCGGTTAGTGCCATTTTTATTTAACTTTGCCGAATCAATGCCCTGGTTGAAACCGTATTTACAAGAAGATCAGGTACGGGATGTATCGGAAGATTTGCCTTTCAAAGACCATCTGGTAGTCTGCGGTTATGGGCGAGTCGGCAAAAATTTAGTAAAGTTATTGCTGCAACACGGCCTACCTGTGGTAGTAATCGACCAATCAGAAAGTAGAATTCAGCAGTTGCGTGAGGCTGGGGTGTCTTATGTCTATGGCAATTGCGTGAGTTTACATGTTTTAGAAACCGCCGGGGTGAGTCATGCCAAAGGAATGGCGATCGCACTTCCAGACCCCATGAGTACCCGTCTTTGTTTGAAACGCGCTCTGGAATTGCGCCCAGAATTAGATTTGGTTGTCCGTGCTACCCAGGATAAAAATATTGAGGTGCTGTATCAATTGGGAGCGAAAGAAGTTGTGCAACCAGAGTTTGAAGCCAGCTTAGAAATGGCAACTCACTTATTAACTAGCTTAGGCTTGTTGTCGCCAGCTGTCGTCCAACTGGAAATGCAGAAAATCCGCAACGATCATTATTTAGATTTTCGCCCAGAGCGTTCTGCTACTGAAGTTGCTCGTGATTTGCGCCAAGCAACTCGCGATCTAAATCAGCGCTGGTATCCTTTACCAACTGATTCGCCCTTAATTGGCATGAGCATAGAAGAAGCAGATATGCGCTATTTAACAGGAGCGAGTTTGATGGCAATTCGCCGCGCTAACGGCGATGAAATCGATTATCCCAATAATCAAACCAAATTGGCAGAAGGCGATCGCTTGCTGATTGTAGGAGCAGATGAAGAACTGGCGGCTTTGGCAGAATTCGCTAAAGGACAAGCTGCTGTTCCCGGAGAAAATAGTGCTTGCCAGTGGGTTACAGTGAATGCAGATACGCCAACGCTAGGTAAAACCCTTGCAGATTTAGATATCGGCAAGCAATATGGAGTACAAGTACAGGCAATCCGGCGAGATGGTAAGTTTATTCGCTATCCTGATGACGGTATGGACTTGCGAGTTGGCGACCAAGTATTGTTATGTGGTAAGTTAACAGGTCTAAGTCAACTACAACAGTTATTTGCGATCGCCGCTTCAGTACCCCTTTCTATACCAGTGGTAAAAGCTGCCTCAGCAGAAGCGCTCAAAGAGTTTCTGCCTATGGATAATTTGTCGGAGTAA
- a CDS encoding SDR family NAD(P)-dependent oxidoreductase, translated as MKHLEGKVALVTGATRGIGRGIAIGLGEAGATVYVTGRSLNNSSSDGVFGSLSETQLAIEEAGGVGIPVQVDHSDDEQVRLLFERIQDEQDGQLDLLVNNAYSGVQALKDAYSQPFWDCEPSLWDASNNVGLRSHYVASVFAARMMTKRNSGLICTISSWGSMFYLFKTAYGVGKAACDRLAADMAVELKPHNVASVSIWPGIVGTELFSSFASEVNQTNTTEKNYSFLSDRYNWETPLFTGRAIAALAGEPNLMRHTGRVQIVAELANKYGIVDENGDRPASLRSSRFLLPAALPVLKKYSSLIPDIKVPWSLLLLVALGSPKI; from the coding sequence ATGAAACACCTTGAGGGTAAAGTGGCATTAGTCACAGGTGCTACGCGGGGAATTGGTAGGGGAATTGCTATAGGCTTGGGTGAGGCTGGTGCAACTGTATACGTCACTGGGCGCAGCCTCAACAACTCTTCGAGTGACGGGGTTTTTGGGAGTCTTAGTGAAACCCAATTAGCCATAGAAGAAGCCGGTGGTGTGGGCATTCCCGTGCAAGTAGACCACAGCGACGATGAGCAAGTACGTTTACTATTTGAGCGCATCCAAGATGAGCAGGATGGACAACTTGACTTACTGGTGAATAATGCTTACTCAGGAGTTCAGGCATTAAAAGACGCATACAGTCAGCCCTTTTGGGATTGTGAACCAAGTCTTTGGGATGCTAGCAATAACGTTGGTCTTCGTAGCCACTATGTTGCAAGTGTTTTTGCTGCTCGAATGATGACCAAGCGGAACTCTGGACTAATTTGCACCATTTCCTCGTGGGGTAGTATGTTTTATCTTTTTAAGACAGCTTATGGTGTTGGTAAAGCAGCTTGCGATCGCCTAGCAGCTGATATGGCTGTTGAACTCAAACCCCATAATGTCGCTTCTGTTTCAATTTGGCCAGGTATTGTTGGTACTGAGCTTTTTTCCAGTTTTGCTTCTGAAGTGAATCAAACCAATACTACCGAAAAAAATTACTCATTTCTTAGCGATCGCTACAACTGGGAAACTCCCTTATTTACTGGACGAGCGATCGCTGCACTTGCTGGTGAGCCAAATCTCATGCGCCATACAGGACGCGTGCAGATTGTTGCCGAACTGGCTAATAAATATGGAATTGTAGATGAAAATGGCGATCGGCCCGCGTCGCTACGCTCTTCGCGTTTTCTGCTGCCGGCTGCATTACCTGTACTGAAAAAGTACTCATCGCTCATACCCGATATTAAAGTGCCGTGGTCACTACTGCTACTTGTCGCCCTTGGTTCGCCTAAGATTTAA
- a CDS encoding response regulator gives MAGNLTAQVRGIARVVTAVANGDLKRKLMLDAKGEIETLAETINEMIDTLATFANQVTTVAREVGIEGKLGGQARVPGAAGTWKDLTDNVNELAATLTTQLRAIAEVATAVTKGDLTRSIAVEALGEVAILKDNINQMIANLRETTQKNTEQDWLKTNLAKFTRMLQGQRDLETVSKLILSELAPLVGAQHGVFFLMESGENVPYLKLISSYAYRERRHLANRFYLGEGLVGQCALEKERILLTDVPSDYVRIASGLGESSPLNAVVLPVLFEGQVTAVIELASFRRFSEIHLTFFDQLTESIAIVLNTIAASMRTEELLKQSQSLAEELQSQQSELRETNKRLEEQAQSLKASEDLLKGQQEELQQTNAELEEKAELLAMQKKEVERKNREIEQARLSLEDKAEQLALSSKYKSEFLANMSHELRTPLNSLLILAKLLTDNIDHNLTAKQVEYSQTIYSAGTDLLTLINDILDLAKIESGTMSIDLIPMPLGELGDVIERTFRQIAQSKGLSFTIELTPELPNTIYSDVKRLQQVLKNLLSNAFKFTEKGEVRLQIAVAKQGWSKDQETLNRAQNVIAFSVSDTGIGIAPDKQKVIFEAFQQADGSTSRRYGGTGLGLSISREIARLFGGEIKLISQPGQGSTFTFYFPQLSPESISTQSSTPYLETRLMGSNTNTDAMNRVSTMINDDRTTIERGDRVLLIVEDDVNFARILLNMAQQQGFKVITAQTGTTGLMLAQQFQPSAILLDIRLPEMDGWTVLDRLKHDPNTRHIPVHIMTVEEGRQRGLQLGAIAYLQKPLTSETISEALTKIKGFVERQVKNLLVVEDDDTQRRSIVELIGNSDVSTTAVGTGAAALEAIRAQHFDCLVLDLGLPDMTGFELIEQIKLLPHGKTLPIIVYTGREISKAQETELRRIAETIIIKDVRSPERLLDETALFLHRVQANLPAPKREILEQLHSIDYLLAGKKALIVDDDMRNIFALTSMLERYQIQVLYAENGREGITLLESTPDVDVVLMDVMMPEMDGYETTRIIRQNEQFKSLPIIALTAKAMQGDREKCIEAGASDYITKPVDTEQLLSLLRVWLYR, from the coding sequence ATGGCGGGTAATTTAACGGCACAAGTGCGCGGTATCGCCAGAGTTGTAACAGCAGTTGCTAACGGTGACTTGAAACGAAAACTAATGCTAGATGCTAAAGGAGAAATTGAAACTTTAGCAGAGACAATCAACGAGATGATTGATACTCTAGCGACATTTGCCAATCAGGTAACCACAGTAGCGCGGGAAGTGGGAATTGAAGGGAAGTTGGGCGGACAAGCTAGAGTACCAGGGGCGGCTGGAACTTGGAAAGATTTGACGGATAATGTAAATGAACTTGCTGCTACACTGACAACTCAATTAAGAGCGATCGCAGAAGTTGCTACAGCTGTAACTAAAGGTGATTTAACTCGTTCAATTGCCGTCGAAGCACTAGGCGAAGTTGCCATCCTCAAAGACAACATCAACCAGATGATTGCTAATCTGCGGGAGACAACGCAGAAAAATACTGAGCAAGACTGGTTGAAAACTAACTTAGCCAAGTTTACCAGAATGCTCCAAGGGCAGCGAGACTTAGAAACCGTATCTAAACTAATTCTCTCAGAACTAGCGCCCTTAGTAGGAGCGCAACACGGCGTATTCTTCCTGATGGAATCTGGGGAAAATGTACCGTATTTGAAATTAATTAGTAGCTACGCTTACCGCGAACGCAGACATTTAGCTAACCGCTTCTACTTGGGTGAAGGTTTGGTGGGACAATGCGCTTTAGAAAAAGAGCGAATACTGTTGACAGACGTACCAAGTGATTATGTCAGAATTGCCTCTGGTTTAGGAGAATCGTCTCCCCTGAATGCCGTAGTCTTACCTGTACTCTTTGAAGGACAGGTAACAGCAGTCATAGAATTAGCATCCTTCCGCCGGTTTAGCGAAATTCATCTGACATTCTTCGACCAGCTTACCGAAAGTATAGCGATCGTTCTCAACACGATCGCAGCATCCATGCGAACTGAAGAATTACTCAAGCAGTCGCAATCTTTAGCTGAAGAACTACAATCCCAGCAAAGCGAACTCAGGGAAACTAACAAGCGCTTAGAAGAACAAGCGCAATCACTCAAAGCCTCTGAGGATTTACTCAAAGGACAACAAGAGGAACTGCAACAAACCAACGCCGAGTTAGAAGAAAAGGCAGAGTTGTTGGCGATGCAGAAGAAAGAAGTTGAGCGCAAAAATCGGGAAATTGAACAAGCAAGACTCTCTTTAGAAGACAAGGCTGAACAACTCGCCCTTTCTTCAAAATACAAATCAGAGTTTCTCGCCAACATGTCCCATGAACTGCGGACACCGCTAAACAGCTTGTTAATTTTGGCGAAATTGTTGACAGATAATATCGATCACAACCTCACCGCCAAGCAAGTCGAATACAGCCAGACAATTTACTCAGCCGGTACTGATTTATTGACGTTAATCAATGACATTCTGGATCTCGCTAAAATTGAATCGGGAACCATGTCCATTGACTTGATCCCAATGCCATTGGGAGAGTTGGGTGATGTGATTGAGCGCACCTTCCGACAAATCGCTCAGAGCAAAGGACTTAGTTTCACAATTGAATTGACTCCCGAATTGCCAAACACCATCTATTCAGATGTCAAACGCTTACAACAGGTGTTGAAAAATCTCCTCTCCAACGCTTTTAAATTTACAGAAAAAGGGGAGGTACGTTTACAGATTGCGGTAGCGAAGCAGGGATGGAGCAAAGACCAAGAAACTTTAAATCGCGCCCAAAATGTCATCGCCTTTTCAGTCAGCGATACAGGAATTGGCATTGCTCCCGACAAGCAGAAAGTTATTTTCGAGGCATTTCAGCAAGCCGATGGCTCTACCAGTCGCAGATACGGCGGTACGGGATTGGGCTTATCAATTAGCCGCGAAATCGCCCGTCTCTTTGGCGGCGAAATTAAACTAATCAGCCAACCCGGTCAAGGTAGCACGTTTACATTCTACTTCCCACAATTGAGTCCTGAGTCAATATCGACACAATCTAGCACTCCTTACTTAGAAACGCGATTAATGGGGTCTAATACTAATACAGACGCGATGAATCGCGTCTCTACAATGATTAATGACGATCGCACTACGATTGAAAGAGGCGATCGCGTGTTACTAATTGTTGAGGATGACGTTAATTTTGCGCGTATCCTGCTAAATATGGCGCAACAGCAAGGATTCAAGGTGATCACTGCCCAAACAGGCACTACAGGTTTGATGTTAGCGCAGCAATTCCAGCCATCAGCCATTTTGCTAGATATCCGGTTGCCAGAAATGGATGGTTGGACTGTATTAGATCGTCTGAAGCATGACCCAAATACCCGTCACATTCCTGTACATATCATGACCGTTGAAGAAGGGAGACAGCGCGGTTTGCAACTAGGTGCGATCGCATATCTGCAAAAGCCCTTAACCAGTGAGACAATATCTGAGGCGTTGACCAAAATAAAAGGTTTTGTTGAGCGCCAGGTGAAAAATTTATTGGTAGTCGAAGACGACGACACTCAACGGCGTAGTATTGTTGAGTTGATTGGTAACAGTGATGTTTCTACTACTGCGGTTGGCACTGGTGCAGCAGCTTTAGAAGCCATTCGCGCCCAGCATTTTGATTGCCTTGTCCTCGATTTGGGGCTACCCGACATGACGGGGTTTGAACTAATTGAGCAGATAAAGCTTTTACCTCACGGTAAAACTTTACCAATTATTGTCTACACAGGTAGAGAAATTAGCAAAGCTCAAGAAACGGAACTCAGACGAATTGCCGAAACAATCATCATTAAAGATGTGCGATCGCCTGAACGTCTCCTTGATGAAACAGCATTATTTTTACACCGAGTCCAAGCAAATTTACCAGCACCCAAGCGAGAAATACTTGAACAACTGCATTCCATAGACTACTTACTCGCTGGCAAGAAAGCATTAATTGTAGACGACGATATGCGTAATATCTTTGCGCTGACAAGTATGTTGGAGCGTTATCAAATACAGGTTTTATACGCTGAAAACGGCAGGGAGGGGATCACCCTATTGGAAAGTACACCAGATGTTGATGTCGTTTTGATGGATGTAATGATGCCAGAAATGGATGGTTACGAAACAACCCGCATAATCCGCCAAAACGAGCAATTTAAATCTTTGCCGATTATTGCACTAACCGCTAAAGCCATGCAAGGCGATCGCGAGAAGTGTATTGAAGCCGGTGCATCAGATTACATTACTAAACCCGTAGATACTGAGCAATTGCTTTCACTCTTGCGGGTTTGGCTATACCGTTGA
- the dapF gene encoding diaminopimelate epimerase yields the protein MAIEFTKYHGLGNDFILIDNRSSSLPVVTPEQAIKLCDRHFGIGADGVIFALPGENGTDYTMRIFNSDGSEPEMCGNGIRCLAGFLADLEGESRNQDSYRIHTLGGVMTPQLLSDGQVKVDMGLPKLLASEIPTNLTPNEEKVISQPLEVAGQTWEVTCVNMGNPHCITFVEDVAAIELETIGPKFEHHPVFPQRINTEFIQVVHRDYLKMRVWERGAGITLACGTGACASLVAGVLTGKCDRAATVELPGGPLQIEWSEIDQRVYMTGPAERVFTGKL from the coding sequence ATGGCAATCGAATTTACTAAGTATCATGGTCTAGGCAACGACTTTATTTTGATTGACAATCGCTCGTCATCATTGCCTGTAGTGACTCCAGAGCAAGCCATCAAGTTGTGCGATCGCCATTTTGGCATCGGTGCTGATGGTGTAATTTTTGCCCTACCTGGAGAAAATGGCACTGACTACACTATGCGGATTTTCAATTCTGATGGTTCCGAACCGGAAATGTGTGGCAATGGCATTCGCTGTTTAGCGGGCTTTTTGGCAGATTTAGAAGGCGAATCCCGGAATCAAGACTCATATCGCATTCATACTTTGGGTGGGGTAATGACTCCCCAACTCTTATCTGATGGTCAAGTTAAAGTAGATATGGGTTTACCCAAGTTACTCGCTAGCGAAATTCCCACTAATCTTACACCCAATGAAGAAAAAGTCATTTCTCAGCCGTTGGAGGTGGCGGGACAAACTTGGGAAGTCACCTGTGTAAATATGGGAAATCCCCACTGCATTACTTTTGTAGAAGATGTAGCAGCAATTGAGCTAGAAACCATCGGCCCAAAATTTGAGCATCACCCAGTTTTTCCCCAACGCATAAATACCGAATTTATTCAAGTGGTACACCGTGACTATTTGAAAATGCGGGTGTGGGAACGGGGGGCTGGGATTACATTAGCTTGTGGTACTGGTGCTTGTGCTTCCTTGGTAGCTGGAGTATTAACCGGGAAATGCGATCGCGCCGCAACTGTAGAATTACCAGGTGGCCCCTTGCAAATTGAATGGTCAGAAATCGACCAACGAGTTTACATGACAGGCCCGGCTGAACGGGTCTTTACGGGTAAACTGTAA
- a CDS encoding diguanylate cyclase has product MQLDNLPSYCQTFSAWLASGYQDESCLLRGQALLEALDWAQGKSLSNLDYQFLVASQELERRQLQQKLQAANQELQRLSTIANIDFLTQVANRRRFEEYLDIEWRRMTRSQQPLSLILVDVDLFKSYNDTYGHPMGDRCLSKIARAIKDVVQRPADLVARYGGEEFAVILSNTDILGAVHIAEKICFAVRKLAIPHENSQVSSYVTVSAGLATVIPILNFNFQKIIVAADKALYQAKVAGRDRVCSQEQTENLEVKRIATLAKLFPSDKLFIREELWLSIQKSQQISKESQQLMKQLQQGMEKNKQIMQKSREIMQKI; this is encoded by the coding sequence GTGCAGTTAGACAATCTCCCTTCTTATTGCCAAACATTTAGTGCTTGGCTAGCATCCGGCTATCAAGATGAGTCATGTTTACTGCGGGGGCAGGCATTGCTAGAGGCTTTAGACTGGGCACAGGGCAAAAGCTTAAGCAATTTGGACTATCAGTTTTTGGTAGCCAGCCAAGAACTAGAGCGTCGCCAACTTCAGCAAAAACTACAAGCCGCTAATCAAGAATTGCAGCGATTAAGTACTATAGCTAATATCGATTTTTTAACTCAAGTAGCTAACCGCCGACGATTTGAAGAGTATCTTGATATTGAGTGGCGGCGCATGACACGCTCACAACAGCCGCTCTCACTCATCCTTGTTGATGTAGATTTATTCAAATCCTACAACGATACCTATGGTCATCCAATGGGCGATCGCTGTCTTAGTAAAATTGCTAGAGCCATCAAAGATGTTGTTCAACGTCCTGCTGATTTAGTTGCCCGTTATGGTGGGGAAGAATTTGCTGTAATTTTGTCTAACACAGACATACTTGGTGCTGTTCACATTGCAGAAAAAATTTGCTTTGCTGTACGGAAACTGGCAATTCCCCATGAAAATTCACAAGTTAGTTCTTATGTAACCGTGAGTGCTGGGTTAGCTACAGTAATTCCTATATTAAACTTTAACTTTCAAAAAATAATTGTGGCGGCGGATAAAGCATTGTATCAAGCAAAGGTAGCAGGACGCGATCGTGTCTGCTCTCAAGAGCAAACTGAAAATCTAGAAGTAAAGCGGATTGCAACTCTTGCAAAGCTTTTCCCCTCAGATAAGTTGTTCATTAGAGAGGAATTATGGCTGTCTATACAGAAATCCCAGCAGATTAGCAAGGAAAGCCAACAGCTTATGAAGCAACTCCAACAGGGTATGGAAAAAAACAAACAGATTATGCAGAAAAGCCGCGAGATTATGCAGAAAATCTGA